A stretch of [Clostridium] scindens DNA encodes these proteins:
- a CDS encoding LacI family DNA-binding transcriptional regulator, translating to MASIRDVAKKANVGPATVSRVLNNSGYVSEESRRRIEQAMMELDYTPNELARNLFRKKTGIVALLVPSISHPFFAAFVEKAEEALHSRGYKTMLCNTAKEENAELEYLDMLNRHIVDGIISGVHSLEIEEYQKIKKPIVALDRYLGADIPVVAVNHEKGGRMAAEELAGSGCRMVLHFRGDQAVESPYHDRHHAFDRIMKERQVEVYSYELERNRFDMEYFEAVIQDIFSREIKFDGVFGTDMLAALYLREAKGRGLRVPEDVRVVSYDGTYVSRMTRPGMTAIIQPVEKLANEAAKMIDLLINGEACHEDKVVMEVGFQQGETTFRDR from the coding sequence ATGGCAAGTATCAGAGATGTGGCGAAAAAAGCAAATGTAGGACCGGCTACCGTATCCAGGGTCCTGAATAACAGCGGCTATGTATCGGAAGAGTCACGGCGCAGGATAGAGCAGGCGATGATGGAACTGGACTATACGCCGAATGAACTGGCCAGGAATCTGTTTCGAAAGAAGACGGGGATCGTAGCGTTACTGGTCCCCAGCATCTCCCATCCGTTTTTTGCCGCGTTTGTGGAAAAAGCCGAGGAAGCCCTCCATAGTCGAGGATACAAGACGATGCTCTGCAATACGGCAAAAGAGGAAAATGCAGAACTGGAATATCTGGATATGCTGAACCGCCATATCGTAGACGGGATTATCAGCGGCGTCCATTCGCTGGAGATCGAAGAATATCAGAAGATTAAGAAGCCGATCGTTGCATTGGACCGGTATCTTGGGGCGGATATCCCTGTTGTGGCGGTGAACCATGAAAAGGGCGGCCGGATGGCGGCAGAAGAACTGGCGGGCAGCGGGTGCAGGATGGTGCTGCACTTTAGAGGCGATCAGGCGGTAGAATCCCCTTATCATGACCGCCATCATGCATTTGACCGTATCATGAAAGAAAGACAGGTGGAAGTGTATTCTTATGAATTGGAACGAAACCGTTTTGACATGGAGTATTTTGAGGCAGTCATCCAGGACATATTTTCCAGAGAGATAAAGTTTGACGGCGTATTTGGCACGGATATGCTGGCGGCTTTATACTTAAGGGAGGCAAAAGGAAGGGGCCTTCGTGTTCCGGAGGACGTTCGGGTTGTATCCTATGATGGAACCTATGTGTCCAGGATGACACGACCCGGGATGACGGCAATCATACAGCCAGTAGAAAAACTGGCCAATGAGGCGGCGAAAATGATTGACCTTCTGATTAACGGCGAAGCCTGCCATGAAGATAAGGTGGTGATGGAAGTCGGATTTCAGCAAGGAGAAACTACATTCCGGGACAGATGA
- a CDS encoding acyl-CoA dehydratase activase has product MNYIGIDIGSTASKVVVRGSKEAYFVLPTGWSSKETAQTIRARLKEMGIDVDDEATKVVATGYGRIVVDYADRTITEITCHGRGGRELAGENCMIIDVGGQDTKVISLKDGVVYDFLMNDKCSAGTGKFLEIMANRLGVTLEELFDLADQGTAIPISSLCTVFAETEIISYIGEGRERRDIAAGVVESVAEKVAQLAKRQSLQDQIILTGGLSNSPYFAGRLSEKLGKTVQTREMGKYAGALGAAYLAEEKG; this is encoded by the coding sequence ATGAATTATATTGGGATTGACATCGGCTCTACTGCTTCCAAGGTCGTAGTACGGGGAAGCAAAGAGGCGTATTTTGTGCTGCCCACAGGCTGGAGCAGCAAGGAGACGGCCCAGACTATCCGGGCCAGGCTAAAAGAGATGGGGATTGATGTGGACGATGAGGCAACGAAGGTGGTTGCCACAGGATATGGCAGAATCGTGGTAGACTATGCGGACCGGACGATCACGGAGATCACCTGTCACGGGCGGGGAGGCCGGGAACTGGCAGGCGAAAACTGTATGATCATCGATGTGGGGGGACAGGATACGAAGGTTATCTCGTTAAAGGATGGCGTGGTATATGACTTCCTGATGAATGATAAATGCTCCGCGGGAACAGGCAAGTTTCTGGAGATCATGGCCAACCGGCTGGGGGTTACGCTGGAGGAATTATTTGATCTGGCAGATCAGGGGACGGCCATCCCGATCAGTTCCCTGTGCACGGTATTTGCGGAGACGGAGATCATCAGCTATATCGGAGAAGGCAGGGAACGAAGAGACATCGCGGCCGGAGTGGTAGAATCAGTGGCGGAGAAGGTAGCGCAGCTTGCGAAGCGCCAGTCTTTGCAGGATCAGATCATCCTCACCGGAGGATTGAGCAACAGCCCTTATTTTGCGGGACGTCTGTCGGAGAAACTGGGAAAGACGGTGCAGACAAGGGAAATGGGAAAATACGCGGGCGCGCTCGGCGCGGCGTATCTTGCGGAAGAGAAAGGTTAA
- a CDS encoding double-cubane-cluster-containing anaerobic reductase codes for MELIKELPEVFEEFAEQRQKSFLGIKKLKDEGVPIVGVYCTYFPQEIAVAMGAAVVGLCSTSDETIPAAEEDLPKNLCPLIKSSYGFAKTDKCPFFYFSDVVVGETTCDGKKKMYEYMSEFKPVYLMELPNRQTEEGLILWKKEIIRFKEYLEDKFDIEITDEKVREATHTMNEVRKSMKRLSALMAYDPAPATGLDMFHVMYGSTFKFDKSVIPSEVDALTKQLEDEYAQGKHLDKRPRILVTGCPIGGATEKVIKAIEDNGGVVVAFENCVGAKNHDQLVDEDNPDIYDALARRYMDIGCSVMTPNPNRIDLMGRLIDEFHVDGVVEVILQACHTYNIETKGIRKFVNEKGKPYISVETDYSMADCGQLNTRMAAFVEML; via the coding sequence ATGGAACTTATCAAGGAATTGCCAGAGGTATTTGAAGAGTTTGCGGAACAGAGACAGAAATCGTTCCTGGGTATTAAGAAACTGAAAGATGAAGGAGTGCCGATCGTAGGCGTATACTGTACATATTTCCCTCAGGAAATTGCGGTTGCCATGGGTGCGGCGGTGGTTGGGCTTTGCTCCACTTCCGATGAGACGATCCCGGCAGCGGAAGAAGACCTTCCAAAGAATCTATGCCCTCTGATCAAGTCCAGCTACGGGTTTGCCAAGACCGACAAATGTCCGTTCTTTTACTTTTCCGACGTGGTGGTTGGAGAGACGACCTGCGACGGAAAGAAAAAGATGTACGAGTATATGTCTGAATTCAAGCCAGTATATCTTATGGAACTTCCGAACCGACAGACGGAGGAAGGACTGATTCTGTGGAAGAAGGAGATTATCCGATTCAAAGAATATCTGGAAGATAAGTTTGATATAGAAATTACTGATGAGAAGGTACGTGAAGCCACACATACCATGAACGAGGTAAGGAAGTCCATGAAGCGGCTGTCCGCGCTTATGGCATATGATCCGGCTCCGGCTACCGGACTGGATATGTTCCATGTCATGTATGGAAGTACCTTCAAATTTGATAAGTCTGTAATTCCATCAGAAGTAGACGCGCTCACAAAACAGCTGGAGGATGAATACGCGCAGGGCAAGCATCTTGACAAGCGGCCGCGCATCCTTGTGACCGGCTGCCCTATCGGCGGCGCGACGGAGAAAGTCATCAAGGCCATCGAGGATAACGGAGGCGTTGTCGTTGCTTTTGAGAACTGCGTAGGCGCGAAGAATCACGACCAGCTGGTGGATGAAGATAATCCGGATATCTACGATGCCCTGGCCCGCAGATATATGGACATCGGATGCTCAGTCATGACGCCGAATCCCAACAGGATTGACTTAATGGGAAGGCTGATCGACGAATTCCATGTGGACGGCGTGGTAGAAGTGATCTTGCAGGCCTGCCATACATACAATATTGAGACCAAGGGTATCCGCAAGTTTGTAAATGAAAAGGGCAAGCCCTACATCAGCGTGGAGACGGACTATTCTATGGCAGACTGCGGACAGCTGAATACAAGAATGGCAGCGTTTGTGGAAATGCTGTAG
- a CDS encoding glycoside hydrolase family 32 protein, which translates to MSKELMQMNIQRAQLRIEAEKEEVAKGSMRQRYHFMPQAGWMNDPNGLLYYKGKYHFFFQHNPYSSFWDCMHWGHAISDDMLHWEYLPEALAPSEAYDSHMKGGCFSGSAIEHEGRLYLIYTGATNVGNGMEQTQCIAYSEDGIHFEKYDGNPVIEAPEGVPACFFRDPKVWKHEDLFYMVCGASRGERGQALLYRSKDLLHWEYVNVLAESRGEWGYMWECPDFYSLGDKYVLTFSPMGAGDRKSVYLTGDFDYSTGKFCYQTSGEIDWGHDYYAPQSFLAPDGRRLIVGWANEWEWMSYWKDWGPTYKEGWCGSFNIPREVRLMEDGTLQFRPIEEIRSIREGAYREDALLLEPGKEYDLKAGDGVAYELKMKIDLEHTDASRIELMLRGDGQRRTRCVIDLKKAQISVDRSLADGWSKGVSRSPLFLKNKKKLDIHILSDQSSLELFTDDYRNNHSMNVFAGNEQDRMYICAVDGQARIEDIESYGLKRTM; encoded by the coding sequence ATGTCAAAGGAATTAATGCAGATGAATATTCAAAGGGCGCAATTAAGAATCGAAGCGGAGAAGGAAGAAGTCGCCAAAGGCAGCATGCGCCAGCGCTATCATTTTATGCCGCAAGCCGGCTGGATGAACGATCCGAATGGGCTGCTATATTATAAAGGGAAATACCATTTCTTTTTTCAGCACAATCCATATAGCAGTTTCTGGGATTGTATGCATTGGGGCCACGCGATCAGCGACGATATGCTTCATTGGGAGTATCTGCCGGAGGCGCTGGCTCCAAGCGAGGCATATGACAGCCATATGAAGGGCGGATGCTTTTCCGGAAGCGCGATAGAGCATGAAGGCAGGCTGTACTTAATCTATACAGGCGCTACGAATGTGGGAAACGGGATGGAACAGACGCAGTGCATCGCTTATAGCGAAGATGGAATCCATTTTGAGAAATATGATGGAAATCCGGTGATTGAAGCGCCGGAAGGCGTGCCTGCCTGTTTTTTCCGGGATCCAAAGGTATGGAAGCACGAAGATTTATTTTATATGGTATGCGGAGCCAGCCGGGGGGAAAGAGGACAGGCTCTGCTGTACAGATCAAAAGACCTGCTTCATTGGGAATATGTAAATGTATTGGCGGAAAGCCGGGGAGAGTGGGGATACATGTGGGAATGTCCGGATTTCTATTCCCTTGGGGACAAGTATGTCCTGACATTTTCTCCCATGGGAGCCGGTGATAGAAAAAGCGTATATCTGACCGGGGATTTTGACTATTCCACCGGGAAATTCTGCTACCAGACATCGGGGGAGATTGACTGGGGACATGATTACTATGCGCCGCAGTCATTTCTTGCGCCGGACGGACGCCGGCTGATCGTAGGATGGGCCAATGAATGGGAATGGATGTCCTATTGGAAAGACTGGGGGCCAACCTACAAGGAAGGGTGGTGCGGCTCTTTCAATATTCCAAGGGAGGTCAGGCTTATGGAAGATGGCACGCTTCAGTTCCGTCCGATCGAAGAAATCAGATCCATCAGGGAGGGTGCTTACAGGGAGGATGCCTTGCTTCTGGAGCCGGGAAAGGAATATGACCTTAAAGCGGGCGACGGAGTGGCATATGAACTAAAGATGAAGATAGATCTTGAACATACGGACGCTTCCCGGATAGAGTTGATGCTAAGAGGTGACGGGCAGAGGAGGACCAGATGCGTCATAGACCTTAAGAAAGCCCAGATAAGCGTGGACAGAAGCCTGGCGGACGGCTGGAGCAAAGGGGTATCCAGAAGTCCTTTATTCCTGAAGAATAAGAAGAAGCTGGATATCCATATCCTGTCAGACCAGAGTTCCTTGGAACTATTTACGGATGACTATCGAAATAATCATTCCATGAACGTGTTTGCGGGAAATGAACAGGATAGAATGTACATATGCGCCGTAGATGGCCAGGCGCGGATCGAGGATATAGAATCCTATGGCTTGAAAAGAACAATGTAG